From the Prochlorococcus marinus str. AS9601 genome, the window TCAACCCCCAAGAAGCCCTAGATTATGGAGTTATCGATAGAATACTAACAAGTCAAAAAGATTTACCAAATAAAATTTAACTCTCACAAAACTATTTTAAAATCATGCCAATAGGAACTCCAAGCGTGCCTTACAGACTTCCAGGAAGTCAGTACGAAAGATGGGTTGACATATACACAAGACTAGGTGTTGAAAGAATTCTTTTTCTTGGACAAGAAGTGAATGATGGAATTGCTAATAGCCTTGTAGCACAAATGCTTTATTTAGATTCTGATGATAATTCCAAACCTATCTATCTGTATATCAATAGCCCAGGAGGATCAGTAACTGCAGGCTTGGCTATATATGACACCATTAAATATGTAAAAAGTGATGTAGTAACCATATGCGTAGGCCTCGCAGCCTCCATGGGAGCTTTCCTTTTGGCCGCTGGCACAAAAGGTAAAAGAGTTGCTTTGCCCCATAGCAGAATAATGATACATCAACCCTTAGGGGGGACATCTCAACGTCAAGCAAGTGATATTGAAATAGAAGCTAAGGAAATTTTAAGAATTAAAGACATGTTA encodes:
- a CDS encoding ATP-dependent Clp protease proteolytic subunit — its product is MPIGTPSVPYRLPGSQYERWVDIYTRLGVERILFLGQEVNDGIANSLVAQMLYLDSDDNSKPIYLYINSPGGSVTAGLAIYDTIKYVKSDVVTICVGLAASMGAFLLAAGTKGKRVALPHSRIMIHQPLGGTSQRQASDIEIEAKEILRIKDMLNMSMADMTGQSFEKIEKDTDRDYFLSAEEAKNYGLIDRVITHPSEANQS